CACTCCAGCCCGTGGAGTAGCGGCTCCAATCCGGCCGGGCCAGTGACTCCCACACGGCCCCGCCCTCTGGCGTCAGGCCGTACCAGAAGCCCGAGTAGCGCCCCGGCGTGCACGAACTCACCGCGAGCGCGCTTTCAATCTCCGGGAGCGTCCGGGCGAGAGCGTCTGTTTCAAGATGTTTCACCCAGATGAGCCCGGCTTCGCACAGGGATGCCAGCATTGGCGCCAGCTCCCGCGCTTCCAACCCGTGGGTGCGCCGGTTGGTGATGAGCTCGAGGTCGGGACTCCTCAGGACCGCCAGGTTCTCACTCAGCTCGACGACAGCATCCAGGAGCCAGAAGCTCCTGCGATCCATACGCATGACGAGGCCCTGGCGAAGCAAGCTGCTCGCTCGCATTTGGGCCGGGACCACTCTAGCGCGACCGGCACACCGGGCCAGGAACCTGGAACCCCAAGCGTTCACAGCAGGCCACCCACCCCGCCCCCGGCCGCTCCCCTGCCCTCCTGTCGTCAGCCCTGCCTACATGGCCCGTCCCAGGGGGGATGACCCGTCCAGGAACTGCTGCGCCCGGCCCTCTTGTGGCATATACCCACACCATGCCTTCCGCCCTCACCGCCTCCCAGATCCGCGAGGCGTTCCTCCAGTTCTTCGAGGAGCGCGCCCACCGCCGTGTGGCCTCCTCTTCGCTGGTGCCCGTTGGCGACCAGACCCTGCTGTTCACCAACGCCGGCATGGTCCAGTTCAAGGACGTCTTCACCGGCCGCGAGCAGCGTGACTACCGCCGCGCCACCACCTCCCAGAAGTGCGTGCGCGCCGGCGGCAAGCACAACGACCTCGACAACGTGGGCTACACCGCGCGCCACCACACGTTCTTCGAGATGCTCGGCAACTTCTCCTTCGGCGACTACTTCAAGGCCGACGCCATCTCCTTCGCCTGGGAGTTCGTGACGAAGCGCCTGGGCCTGTCCACCGACCGGCTCGCCGTCACCGTGTTCAACGGCGAGAACAACATCCCCTGGGACGAAGAGGCCTTCGAGCTGTGGGCGAAGCAGGGCGTGTCTCGCGACCGCATCCTGAAGCTCGGCTACAAGGACAACTTCTGGGCCATGGGCGACACCGGTCCGTGCGGCCCCTGCTCCGAGATCCACTACCACCAGGGCGACGACATCCCCTGCGTGGAAGAGGCTGCGGGCAGGAAGTGCCAGGGCGTCGCGTGTGATTGCGACCGGTGGCTCGAAATCTGGAACCTCGTGTTCATGCAGTTCGAGCGCAAGGAGAAGGACGCGCCCCTCATCCCGCTACCCAAGCCGTCCATCGACACCGGCGCCGGCCTGGAGCGCATCGCGTCCGTCGTCCAGGGCAAGCGCTCCAACTACGACACCGACCTCTTCCAGGGCATCCTCGCCACCGTCAGCCAGCTGTGCGGCAAGCCCTACACCCAGGAGACCGGCGCGTCCCAGCGCGTCGTCGCTGACCACGCCCGCGCCACCGCGTTCCTCGTGGCCGACGGCGTCCAGCCCTCCAACGTGGCGCGCGGCTACGTCCTGCGCCGCATCATGCGCCGGGCCATCCGCCACGGTGATCAGCAGCTGGGCATCAAGGAACCCTTCTTCTTCAAGGTCGTGGACCGCGTCATCGAGCTCATGGGCGACGCGTTCCCCGAGCTGCGCGACGGCCGCACCTTCATCCTCGAAGTCGCCAAGCACGAGGAAGAGGGCTTCCGCCGCACGCTCGACCGCGGCCTCAAGCTGATGGACGAGGAGCTGGCCAAGCTCCAGGCCTCCGGCGGCAAGATGATCTCCGGCGACGTCGTCTACCTGCTGCACGGCACCTACGGCTTCCCTTGGGACCTCACGCAGATCATCGCGCGTGAGCGCGGCTACGACGTGGACCTGGAGGGCTTCAAAAAGCTCCAGGAAGAGGAGGCCGCGAAGCAGGACTTCCACGGCGAGAAGAAGTCCACCACGGATATCTTCCAGGACGTCCTCGCGCGCACCGCGCCCACCCAGTTCCTGGGCTACGACGGCGAGGGCCACGAGGGCGAAGGCAGCGTCCTCGCGCTCGTGCAGGACGGCGTGGAGGTGCCGCAGGTCTCCGCGGGCGCCACGGTGGACGTCGTGCTGGACCGCACGCCCTTCTACGGCGAGTCCGGCGGCCAGCTGGGCGACACGGGCCGCATCGTCGCGCACGGCGGCAAGACCGTGGTGCAGGTGAAGGACGCACAGCGCCCGGTGCAGGGCCTCATCGTCCACAGCGTGGAGGTGAAGGAAGGCACGCTGAAGGTCGGCGACATGGTGCAGACGTCCGTGGACGTGGAGCGCCGCAAGTCCATCCGCGCGAACCACTCCGCCACGCACCTGCTGCACAAGGCGCTCAAGCGCGTGCTCGGCGAGCACGTGAAGCAGGCGGGCTCCGTCGTCGCGCCGGACTTCCTGCGCTTCGACTTCTCGCACTTCTCCCCCGCCACCCAGGAGCAGCTGGAGCAGGTGGAGGACCTGGTCAACACCTGGGTCCGCGACAACGCGGATGCACAGACGCGCGTCATGAACATCGACGACGCGAAGAAATCCGGCGCCGTGGCCATGTTCGGTGAGAAGTACGGCGAGACCGTGCGCGTCGTCACCGTGCACCCGGAGTCCACGGAGCTCTGCGGCGGCACGCACGTGAAGCGCAGCGGCGACATCGGCCTGTTCAAGGTGACGAGCGAGAGCGGCGTCGCCTCCGGCGTGCGGCGCATCGTGGCCGTGACGGGCGTGGGCGCGCTCCAGTTCGTGCGCGAGCAGGAGCACGAGCTCAAGAAGGTCGCGGCGCTGCTGCGCACGAACCCCAAGGAGGTCGCGGTCCGCGTCGAGGCCACCCAGAAGCGCGTGAAGGAGCTGGAGCGCAAGGTGGAGGAGGTCTCGGTGAAGGCGCAGTCGGCCTCGCAGAAGGACCTCCTGGACCAGGCGCGCGAGGTCAACGGCATGAAGGTGCTGGCCACGCGCGTGGACCCCGCGGACGACAAGGTGTTCCGCGGCATGGCGGATCAGCTGCGCGACCGCATCGGCTCCGGCGTCATCGCCATTGGCGGTGAGAAGGACGGCCGCGCCGTCATCCTGGTGGCGGCCACGAAGGACGTCGTCGCCAAGGGCATCAGCGCGGGCAACCTGGTGCGCGAGATGGCCAAGGAAGTGGGCGGCAAGGGCGGCGGCAAGCCGGACATGGCGCAGGCCGGTGGCCCGGACGCGGACAAGCTGCCCGTGGCGCTCGAGAAGCTCTTCGAGCTGGTGAAGGGCGCGAGCCCGGCGTGAGTCCTCGCGCTTCATCCCGCCCCCTGGCGTTCCTGACGGCGGCCCTCCTCCTGGGGGGCTGCACGAAGGAAGCTTCCACGTCCGAAGAGGGCCAGGAAGCCGACGCGCGCACGCTCCAGAAGCTGCGCGCGGAGGCGGACCGGGTGAAGCAGGGCGGCGCCGTGGCCACGCGTCCACAGCCGCCCCAACGCGAGCCGGAGGAGTCGAAGCTGGCGGGCCTGGCCGCGGGCATGGGCGACAGTGGCCCGCGCAAGCTGCGGCTGCCCGAGCGCAATGACACCGTGCACGTGGACACGGTGGCGATGAAGGTGACGGGGCTGGAGGCGTCGCACTCGGTGAAGGGCTCCGGCAAGGCGGGGCTGGGCCTCACGACGGAGGACCTGTTCCTGCGCGTGGAGCTCATCACCCAGAACGTGGGCGGGATGCCCGCGCCGCTGACGCTGGAGGGCGTGAAGCTCACGGACGCGAAGGGGCAGACGTATCCGCTGGCGCGTGACGCGCAGGCGGTGGCCGGCACGAAGCCCCTGCCCTCCACGTGGGCCCCCGCGCAGCGCACGGAAGTGGCGCTGCTGTTCGAGGTGCCACCGGACGCCGTTCAAGACGATGGGCTGGCGCTCGTGGTGCAGGGCTCCGGCGGGGACGTGCGGATTCCCTTGCGATGACCGGGTCGGCCCCCAAGCTCCTCCCCCTGCGCATCCGACTCCCGTACACGGGGGAGGAGGAGTTCATCGAGCGGTATGGCTCGAACGTGGGGCGCGGTGGAGTGTTCGTGGCCACGCGAGCGCTCAAGCCGGAAGGCACGGGGCTGGCGTTCGAGTTCGTCCTCGCGGACGGCACGCGGCTGCTGCGCGGTGAAGGCGTGGTGCTGAAAGCGGACGCGGGGAGCACGCGCACCGGGATGACGGTGCGCTTCACCAAGCTGGACGCGGCGAGCAAGGCGCTCATCGATCGCATCGTCGCGCGGCGGAGCGGGACGGAGGTGGCGCCGCCGGGGCTGGTGCGACGGACTCCGGCCATGAATCCGGCGCGGCCTGCGTCAGTCAGCGAGACGCCGGCACCGGTGGAGCCTCCGGCGACGATTGCCCAAGAGGAGCCGAGAGCGCGCGCCGTGCCGCCGAAGGCGTCCATGACGTTGCCGGCCGTGAAGCTGCCCGTCGCGGAGGAACCGCCGCCGGACCTGGCGGAACCGGATGAGCCGGTGTCGCTGTTTCCGGAGGACGCGGTCGAAGAGGAAGAGGGGCTGGCGCCACTGCCGGCGGTGGACTTCCCGAGGAAGCCGCGAAAG
This DNA window, taken from Corallococcus coralloides DSM 2259, encodes the following:
- the alaS gene encoding alanine--tRNA ligase; this encodes MPSALTASQIREAFLQFFEERAHRRVASSSLVPVGDQTLLFTNAGMVQFKDVFTGREQRDYRRATTSQKCVRAGGKHNDLDNVGYTARHHTFFEMLGNFSFGDYFKADAISFAWEFVTKRLGLSTDRLAVTVFNGENNIPWDEEAFELWAKQGVSRDRILKLGYKDNFWAMGDTGPCGPCSEIHYHQGDDIPCVEEAAGRKCQGVACDCDRWLEIWNLVFMQFERKEKDAPLIPLPKPSIDTGAGLERIASVVQGKRSNYDTDLFQGILATVSQLCGKPYTQETGASQRVVADHARATAFLVADGVQPSNVARGYVLRRIMRRAIRHGDQQLGIKEPFFFKVVDRVIELMGDAFPELRDGRTFILEVAKHEEEGFRRTLDRGLKLMDEELAKLQASGGKMISGDVVYLLHGTYGFPWDLTQIIARERGYDVDLEGFKKLQEEEAAKQDFHGEKKSTTDIFQDVLARTAPTQFLGYDGEGHEGEGSVLALVQDGVEVPQVSAGATVDVVLDRTPFYGESGGQLGDTGRIVAHGGKTVVQVKDAQRPVQGLIVHSVEVKEGTLKVGDMVQTSVDVERRKSIRANHSATHLLHKALKRVLGEHVKQAGSVVAPDFLRFDFSHFSPATQEQLEQVEDLVNTWVRDNADAQTRVMNIDDAKKSGAVAMFGEKYGETVRVVTVHPESTELCGGTHVKRSGDIGLFKVTSESGVASGVRRIVAVTGVGALQFVREQEHELKKVAALLRTNPKEVAVRVEATQKRVKELERKVEEVSVKAQSASQKDLLDQAREVNGMKVLATRVDPADDKVFRGMADQLRDRIGSGVIAIGGEKDGRAVILVAATKDVVAKGISAGNLVREMAKEVGGKGGGKPDMAQAGGPDADKLPVALEKLFELVKGASPA